A region of Rhodamnia argentea isolate NSW1041297 chromosome 9, ASM2092103v1, whole genome shotgun sequence DNA encodes the following proteins:
- the LOC115733783 gene encoding berberine bridge enzyme-like 26: MKMANFTLRHHLACLLLFAAPLVAFSTSAPENFMQCLSLHSENATAISKLVYTPMNSSYSSVLDVTLQNLRFLTPSAPKPLFIVTPLHVSHIQAAIICSRQYGLQMRTRSGGHDYEGLSYLSEVPFVIVDMGNLRSISVDVEEKTAWVQSGATVGELYYRIAEKSKTLGFPAGLCPTVGVGGHFSGGGYGTLLRKYGLAADNVIDAQLIDAQGQLLDRESMGEDLFWAIRGGGGGSFGVVVSWKVKLVPVPSTVTVFTLLRTLEQNATKLVHQWQLVANKLPEDLFIRVILQSYNSGPNGTRTMQAIFNTLYLGGVDSLLKVTRNSFPELNVTRQDCTEMSWIESVAYFAGFPTGEPLEILLNRSSNTKTFFKNKSDYVKEPISESGLEGMWQRFFEEDEGVPLMIWNPYGGKMAEISESAIPFPHRAGVLYKIQHITAWTTGGNEVAPKHVSWIRSFYSYMAQYVSKSPREAYINYRDLDIGKNNVKGDTSYKQASAWGKKYFKNNFDRLVLVKTAVDPDNFFRHERSIPPFSS, from the coding sequence ATGAAGATGGCCAACTTCACTTTGCGCCATCACTTGGCATGTCTCCTTCTCTTTGCAGCTCCTTTGGTAGCCTTTTCTACCAGCGCTCCTGAGAATTTCATGCAATGCCTCTCTCTTCACTCCGAAAACGCAACCGCAATCTCTAAACTTGTTTATACTCCAATGAACTCTTCGTACTCTTCTGTCTTGGACGTTACCTTACAGAACCTGCGCTTCTTGACTCCTTCTGCTCCGAAACCTTTATTCATCGTGACGCCGCTCCACGTCTCCCACATCCAAGCTGCCATCATCTGCTCTCGACAGTACGGGCTCCAAATGAGGACCCGAAGCGGCGGTCACGACTACGAGGGCCTTTCGTATTTGTCTGAAGTCCCGTTCGTCATTGTCGACATGGGGAATCTCCGATCGATCTCCGTGGATGTGGAGGAAAAAACAGCATGGGTGCAATCGGGGGCGACGGTCGGCGAGCTGTACTATAGGATTGCTGAGAAGAGCAAAACCCTAGGCTTCCCGGCCGGCCTCTGCCCCACGGTCGGGGTTGGCGGGCACTTTAGCGGTGGAGGCTACGGCACGCTGCTGCGCAAATATGGCCTTGCTGCCGATAATGTAATCGATGCCCAGTTGATCGACGCCCAAGGTCAGCTCCTGGATAGAGAATCAATGGGGGAAGATCTCTTCTGGGCGatccgaggaggaggaggcggcagcTTTGGCGTGGTAGTGTCCTGGAAAGTCAAGCTGGTCCCGGTGCCGTCAACCGTGACCGTGTTCACGCTCCTAAGGACGTTGGAACAAAATGCGACGAAGCTCGTGCACCAGTGGCAACTTGTCGCAAACAAGCTCCCCGAGGACCTATTCATACGAGTGATCTTGCAGAGCTACAACTCCGGCCCCAACGGGACGAGGACGATGCAAGCCATTTTCAACACCCTTTACCTTGGCGGGGTCGACTCACTCCTCAAGGTGACAAGGAACAGCTTCCCGGAGCTCAACGTCACGAGGCAGGACTGCACCGAGATGAGCTGGATTGAGTCCGTTGCCTACTTCGCGGGATTTCCAACCGGAGAGCCTTTGGAAATCTTGCTCAACAGGAGCTCCAACACCAAAACATTCTTCAAGAACAAATCGGATTATGTGAAGGAGCCAATCTCCGAGAGTGGCTTAGAGGGGATGTGGCAGAGGTTCTTTGAGGAAGATGAAGGGGTCCCTTTAATGATTTGGAATCCCTATGGCGGGAAAATGGCAGAAATTTCCGAATCTGCCATTCCCTTCCCTCATAGAGCTGGGGTTTTGTACAAGATCCAGCACATAACGGCCTGGACCACTGGAGGCAACGAGGTTGCTCCAAAGCATGTGAGTTGGATACGAAGCTTCTACAGTTATATGGCGCAGTACGTGTCGAAATCGCCTCGAGAGGCCTACATCAACTACAGGGATCTCGACATAGGAAAGAACAACGTGAAAGGCGACACGAGTTATAAGCAAGCGAGCGCTTGGGGAAAGAAATACTTCAAGAACAATTTCGACAGGTTGGTGCTTGTGAAGACCGCGGTCGATCCCGACAACTTTTTCCGGCACGAGCGCAGTATTCCTCCGTTCTCgtcttaa